The following are from one region of the Nerophis ophidion isolate RoL-2023_Sa linkage group LG20, RoL_Noph_v1.0, whole genome shotgun sequence genome:
- the elf2b gene encoding ETS-related transcription factor Elf-2b isoform X2, with protein MTSVILVDTGGTVVEYVTAVEDPQQEEECDVDLEPEGQVEDECEIEDVYEEAEDGREVENCPTVNVEEVPGVGLAEAMVYNDKANIMQEVENEQDVESEKGAVEASVHSASVHCSDKTIEAAQALLHMDSPSSVREDCSPEAFIPPYVTTPDFLHAAMRPDIAETEVEISTEDCCEDDDDDDEEEEEDLGSLLEEPEPERSHEPVRKRRAGRKLKPSQPSYSDDLSIRKKTREGKAGNTIYLWEFLLDLLQDKNTCPRYIKWTQREKGIFKLVDSKAVSKLWGKHKNKPDMNYETMGRALRYYYQRGILAKVEGQRLVYQFKEMPKNIIVIDDDKADMSVADDPMETTASYERIPQPSDVMLKGSGLTPRKPNILRGGNRGHMVHSSAAVGNKTVAVSTPRTLSGDGSRNQQAAVLSNPSGHRTMRVAMQVPVVMTSLGQKISTVSLQQPAVRTGTSGHATILSSAAGGTNSQQKVVIQTIPTMVPATAENGEKITVQLAKIITIPAHQLAQCQLQTPTDVKSGVGSSTPGIGLLGSPLTVQTLTPVSVASGAQVMRLSMPTQAQAQTLVVSRSVSGGGAVTVSTANQAMVAAPRIISGVFNGSELVVGGDNLKAAGVPVQAVQMAVAVQQNQAKPRRDPDVLSKEMPVIIKTEEPEC; from the exons ATGACCTCAGTGATTTTGGTTGACACTGGTGGGACTGTGGTGGAGTATGTAACAGCTGTGGAAGACCCCCAGCAG GAGGAAGAGTGTGATGTGGACCTCGAACCAGAGGGACAAGTGGAGGACGAGTGTGAAATTGAAGACGTCTATGAAGAGGCAGAGGATGGGAGAGAGGTTGAAAACTGCCCAACCGTTAATGTGGAGGAAGTACCTGGTGTCGGCTTAGCTGAGGCGATGGTGTACAATGACAAAGCCAACATCATGCAGGAAGTGGAAAATGAGCAGGATGTGGAGTCAGAAAAAGGGGCAG TGGAGGCGTCTGTCCATAGTGCCAGTGTGCACTGCTCTGACAAGACCATCGAGGCTGCACAGGCTCTCCTACACATGGACTCACCATCCAGTGTCAGAGAAGACTGTAGTCCAG AAGCTTTTATTCCGCCGTATGTAACAACGCCAGACTTCCTCCATGCTGCCATGCGTCCTGACATCGCAGAGACTGAGGTGGAGATCTCCACAGAAGACTGCTGCGAAGACGACGACGACgatgacgaagaagaagaagaagatttaGGAAGTCTGTTGGAGGAGCCAGAGCCGGAACGCAGCCATGAGCCTGTCAGGAAGAGAAGAG CTGGACGGAAACTGAAACCAAGTCAGCCATCTTACTCAGATGATCTCAGCATCCGGAAGAAGACAAGAGAGGGGAAAG CAGGGAATACCATCTACTTATGGGAGTTCCTGTTGGATCTCCTGCAAGACAAGAATACCTGTCCAAGGTACATCAAGTGGACTCAAAGAGAGAAGGGCATCTTTAAGCTGGTGGACTCAAAGGCCGTGTCGAAGCTGTGGGGAAAACACAAGAACAAGCCAGACATGAACTACGAGACCATGGGGCGGGCTCTCAG ATATTACTACCAACGTGGCATCCTCGCTAAGGTTGAGGGCCAACGGCTGGTTTATCAGTTCAAAGAAATGCCGAAAAACATTATTGTCATTGACGACGACAAGGCAGACATGTCTGTTGCTGATGATCCAATGGAGACGACCGCATCCTACGAGCGCATCCCGCAGCCATCAGATGTGATGCTCAAGGGGTCGGGCCTGACACCCAGGAAGCCCAACATCCTGCGAGGAGGGAACCGAGGCCATATGGTTCATTCATCTGCTGCTGTGGGCAACAAGACCGTGGCAGTAAGCACCCCAAGGACGTTGTCAGGAGATGGCAGCCGGAATCAGCAAGCGGCTGTCCTTTCCAACCCTTCGGGGCACAG GACAATGCGGGTTGCCATGCAGGTGCCAGTTGTTATGACCTCGTTAGGCCAAAAGATCTCTACAGTTTCTCTGCAGCAGCCAGCAGTAAGAACAGGGACATCTGGCCACGCAACAATCCTGTCCAGTGCTGCGGGAGGCACCAACTCCCAGCAGAAG GTTGTCATCCAGACCATCCCCACAATGGTACCGGCCACCGCAGAGAACGGAGAGAAGATCACGGTCCAGCTGGCCAAGATCATCACAATCCCCGCCCATCAATTGGCTCAGTGTCAGCTTCAGACCCCCACAGATGTCAAGTCTGGCGTCGGGAGCTCGACCCCGGGAATCGGCCTCCTCGGAAGCCCCTTGACGGTCCAGACCCTCACCCCGGTCAGCGTGGCCTCGGGAGCACAGGTGATGAGGCTGTCCATGCCAACTCAGGCACAAGCGCAGACTCTGGTGGTGTCGAGAAGTGTAAGCGGCGGGGGGGCGGTCACGGTGTCGACGGCCAATCAGGCGATGGTGGCGGCGCCTCGCATAATTAGTGGCGTTTTCAACGGCTCCGAGCTGGTGGTGGGAGGGGACAATCTGAAGGCCGCCGGCGTTCCAGTACAAGCTGTGCAAATGGCGGTGGCGGTCCAACAGAACCAGGCCAAACCCCGAAGGGACCCTGATGTGCTAAGCAAAGAGATGCCTGTCATCATAAAGACTGAAGAGCCCGAATGTTGA
- the elf2b gene encoding ETS-related transcription factor Elf-2b isoform X6 — protein MATSQLEGHANQLDLLIKAVEASVHSASVHCSDKTIEAAQALLHMDSPSSVREDCSPEAFIPPYVTTPDFLHAAMRPDIAETEVEISTEDCCEDDDDDDEEEEEDLGSLLEEPEPERSHEPVRKRRAGRKLKPSQPSYSDDLSIRKKTREGKGNTIYLWEFLLDLLQDKNTCPRYIKWTQREKGIFKLVDSKAVSKLWGKHKNKPDMNYETMGRALRYYYQRGILAKVEGQRLVYQFKEMPKNIIVIDDDKADMSVADDPMETTASYERIPQPSDVMLKGSGLTPRKPNILRGGNRGHMVHSSAAVGNKTVAVSTPRTLSGDGSRNQQAAVLSNPSGHRTMRVAMQVPVVMTSLGQKISTVSLQQPAVRTGTSGHATILSSAAGGTNSQQKVVIQTIPTMVPATAENGEKITVQLAKIITIPAHQLAQCQLQTPTDVKSGVGSSTPGIGLLGSPLTVQTLTPVSVASGAQVMRLSMPTQAQAQTLVVSRSVSGGGAVTVSTANQAMVAAPRIISGVFNGSELVVGGDNLKAAGVPVQAVQMAVAVQQNQAKPRRDPDVLSKEMPVIIKTEEPEC, from the exons ATGGCGACTTCGCAACTCGAGGGACATGCAAACCAGCTCGATCTACTCATTAAAGCCG TGGAGGCGTCTGTCCATAGTGCCAGTGTGCACTGCTCTGACAAGACCATCGAGGCTGCACAGGCTCTCCTACACATGGACTCACCATCCAGTGTCAGAGAAGACTGTAGTCCAG AAGCTTTTATTCCGCCGTATGTAACAACGCCAGACTTCCTCCATGCTGCCATGCGTCCTGACATCGCAGAGACTGAGGTGGAGATCTCCACAGAAGACTGCTGCGAAGACGACGACGACgatgacgaagaagaagaagaagatttaGGAAGTCTGTTGGAGGAGCCAGAGCCGGAACGCAGCCATGAGCCTGTCAGGAAGAGAAGAG CTGGACGGAAACTGAAACCAAGTCAGCCATCTTACTCAGATGATCTCAGCATCCGGAAGAAGACAAGAGAGGGGAAAG GGAATACCATCTACTTATGGGAGTTCCTGTTGGATCTCCTGCAAGACAAGAATACCTGTCCAAGGTACATCAAGTGGACTCAAAGAGAGAAGGGCATCTTTAAGCTGGTGGACTCAAAGGCCGTGTCGAAGCTGTGGGGAAAACACAAGAACAAGCCAGACATGAACTACGAGACCATGGGGCGGGCTCTCAG ATATTACTACCAACGTGGCATCCTCGCTAAGGTTGAGGGCCAACGGCTGGTTTATCAGTTCAAAGAAATGCCGAAAAACATTATTGTCATTGACGACGACAAGGCAGACATGTCTGTTGCTGATGATCCAATGGAGACGACCGCATCCTACGAGCGCATCCCGCAGCCATCAGATGTGATGCTCAAGGGGTCGGGCCTGACACCCAGGAAGCCCAACATCCTGCGAGGAGGGAACCGAGGCCATATGGTTCATTCATCTGCTGCTGTGGGCAACAAGACCGTGGCAGTAAGCACCCCAAGGACGTTGTCAGGAGATGGCAGCCGGAATCAGCAAGCGGCTGTCCTTTCCAACCCTTCGGGGCACAG GACAATGCGGGTTGCCATGCAGGTGCCAGTTGTTATGACCTCGTTAGGCCAAAAGATCTCTACAGTTTCTCTGCAGCAGCCAGCAGTAAGAACAGGGACATCTGGCCACGCAACAATCCTGTCCAGTGCTGCGGGAGGCACCAACTCCCAGCAGAAG GTTGTCATCCAGACCATCCCCACAATGGTACCGGCCACCGCAGAGAACGGAGAGAAGATCACGGTCCAGCTGGCCAAGATCATCACAATCCCCGCCCATCAATTGGCTCAGTGTCAGCTTCAGACCCCCACAGATGTCAAGTCTGGCGTCGGGAGCTCGACCCCGGGAATCGGCCTCCTCGGAAGCCCCTTGACGGTCCAGACCCTCACCCCGGTCAGCGTGGCCTCGGGAGCACAGGTGATGAGGCTGTCCATGCCAACTCAGGCACAAGCGCAGACTCTGGTGGTGTCGAGAAGTGTAAGCGGCGGGGGGGCGGTCACGGTGTCGACGGCCAATCAGGCGATGGTGGCGGCGCCTCGCATAATTAGTGGCGTTTTCAACGGCTCCGAGCTGGTGGTGGGAGGGGACAATCTGAAGGCCGCCGGCGTTCCAGTACAAGCTGTGCAAATGGCGGTGGCGGTCCAACAGAACCAGGCCAAACCCCGAAGGGACCCTGATGTGCTAAGCAAAGAGATGCCTGTCATCATAAAGACTGAAGAGCCCGAATGTTGA
- the elf2b gene encoding ETS-related transcription factor Elf-2b isoform X4, producing the protein MTSVILVDTGGTVVEYVTAVEDPQQEEECDVDLEPEGQVEDECEIEDVYEEAEDGREVENCPTVNVEEVPGVGLAEAMVYNDKANIMQEVENEQDVESEKGAVEASVHSASVHCSDKTIEAAQALLHMDSPSSVREDCSPEAFIPPYVTTPDFLHAAMRPDIAETEVEISTEDCCEDDDDDDEEEEEDLGSLLEEPEPERSHEPVRKRRAGRKLKPSQPSYSDDLSIRKKTREGKGNTIYLWEFLLDLLQDKNTCPRYIKWTQREKGIFKLVDSKAVSKLWGKHKNKPDMNYETMGRALRYYYQRGILAKVEGQRLVYQFKEMPKNIIVIDDDKADMSVADDPMETTASYERIPQPSDVMLKGSGLTPRKPNILRGGNRGHMVHSSAAVGNKTVAVSTPRTLSGDGSRNQQAAVLSNPSGHRTMRVAMQVPVVMTSLGQKISTVSLQQPAVRTGTSGHATILSSAAGGTNSQQKVVIQTIPTMVPATAENGEKITVQLAKIITIPAHQLAQCQLQTPTDVKSGVGSSTPGIGLLGSPLTVQTLTPVSVASGAQVMRLSMPTQAQAQTLVVSRSVSGGGAVTVSTANQAMVAAPRIISGVFNGSELVVGGDNLKAAGVPVQAVQMAVAVQQNQAKPRRDPDVLSKEMPVIIKTEEPEC; encoded by the exons ATGACCTCAGTGATTTTGGTTGACACTGGTGGGACTGTGGTGGAGTATGTAACAGCTGTGGAAGACCCCCAGCAG GAGGAAGAGTGTGATGTGGACCTCGAACCAGAGGGACAAGTGGAGGACGAGTGTGAAATTGAAGACGTCTATGAAGAGGCAGAGGATGGGAGAGAGGTTGAAAACTGCCCAACCGTTAATGTGGAGGAAGTACCTGGTGTCGGCTTAGCTGAGGCGATGGTGTACAATGACAAAGCCAACATCATGCAGGAAGTGGAAAATGAGCAGGATGTGGAGTCAGAAAAAGGGGCAG TGGAGGCGTCTGTCCATAGTGCCAGTGTGCACTGCTCTGACAAGACCATCGAGGCTGCACAGGCTCTCCTACACATGGACTCACCATCCAGTGTCAGAGAAGACTGTAGTCCAG AAGCTTTTATTCCGCCGTATGTAACAACGCCAGACTTCCTCCATGCTGCCATGCGTCCTGACATCGCAGAGACTGAGGTGGAGATCTCCACAGAAGACTGCTGCGAAGACGACGACGACgatgacgaagaagaagaagaagatttaGGAAGTCTGTTGGAGGAGCCAGAGCCGGAACGCAGCCATGAGCCTGTCAGGAAGAGAAGAG CTGGACGGAAACTGAAACCAAGTCAGCCATCTTACTCAGATGATCTCAGCATCCGGAAGAAGACAAGAGAGGGGAAAG GGAATACCATCTACTTATGGGAGTTCCTGTTGGATCTCCTGCAAGACAAGAATACCTGTCCAAGGTACATCAAGTGGACTCAAAGAGAGAAGGGCATCTTTAAGCTGGTGGACTCAAAGGCCGTGTCGAAGCTGTGGGGAAAACACAAGAACAAGCCAGACATGAACTACGAGACCATGGGGCGGGCTCTCAG ATATTACTACCAACGTGGCATCCTCGCTAAGGTTGAGGGCCAACGGCTGGTTTATCAGTTCAAAGAAATGCCGAAAAACATTATTGTCATTGACGACGACAAGGCAGACATGTCTGTTGCTGATGATCCAATGGAGACGACCGCATCCTACGAGCGCATCCCGCAGCCATCAGATGTGATGCTCAAGGGGTCGGGCCTGACACCCAGGAAGCCCAACATCCTGCGAGGAGGGAACCGAGGCCATATGGTTCATTCATCTGCTGCTGTGGGCAACAAGACCGTGGCAGTAAGCACCCCAAGGACGTTGTCAGGAGATGGCAGCCGGAATCAGCAAGCGGCTGTCCTTTCCAACCCTTCGGGGCACAG GACAATGCGGGTTGCCATGCAGGTGCCAGTTGTTATGACCTCGTTAGGCCAAAAGATCTCTACAGTTTCTCTGCAGCAGCCAGCAGTAAGAACAGGGACATCTGGCCACGCAACAATCCTGTCCAGTGCTGCGGGAGGCACCAACTCCCAGCAGAAG GTTGTCATCCAGACCATCCCCACAATGGTACCGGCCACCGCAGAGAACGGAGAGAAGATCACGGTCCAGCTGGCCAAGATCATCACAATCCCCGCCCATCAATTGGCTCAGTGTCAGCTTCAGACCCCCACAGATGTCAAGTCTGGCGTCGGGAGCTCGACCCCGGGAATCGGCCTCCTCGGAAGCCCCTTGACGGTCCAGACCCTCACCCCGGTCAGCGTGGCCTCGGGAGCACAGGTGATGAGGCTGTCCATGCCAACTCAGGCACAAGCGCAGACTCTGGTGGTGTCGAGAAGTGTAAGCGGCGGGGGGGCGGTCACGGTGTCGACGGCCAATCAGGCGATGGTGGCGGCGCCTCGCATAATTAGTGGCGTTTTCAACGGCTCCGAGCTGGTGGTGGGAGGGGACAATCTGAAGGCCGCCGGCGTTCCAGTACAAGCTGTGCAAATGGCGGTGGCGGTCCAACAGAACCAGGCCAAACCCCGAAGGGACCCTGATGTGCTAAGCAAAGAGATGCCTGTCATCATAAAGACTGAAGAGCCCGAATGTTGA
- the elf2b gene encoding ETS-related transcription factor Elf-2b isoform X3 produces MTSVILVDTGGTVVEYVTAVEDPQQQEEECDVDLEPEGQVEDECEIEDVYEEAEDGREVENCPTVNVEEVPGVGLAEAMVYNDKANIMQEVENEQDVESEKGAVEASVHSASVHCSDKTIEAAQALLHMDSPSSVREDCSPEAFIPPYVTTPDFLHAAMRPDIAETEVEISTEDCCEDDDDDDEEEEEDLGSLLEEPEPERSHEPVRKRRAGRKLKPSQPSYSDDLSIRKKTREGKGNTIYLWEFLLDLLQDKNTCPRYIKWTQREKGIFKLVDSKAVSKLWGKHKNKPDMNYETMGRALRYYYQRGILAKVEGQRLVYQFKEMPKNIIVIDDDKADMSVADDPMETTASYERIPQPSDVMLKGSGLTPRKPNILRGGNRGHMVHSSAAVGNKTVAVSTPRTLSGDGSRNQQAAVLSNPSGHRTMRVAMQVPVVMTSLGQKISTVSLQQPAVRTGTSGHATILSSAAGGTNSQQKVVIQTIPTMVPATAENGEKITVQLAKIITIPAHQLAQCQLQTPTDVKSGVGSSTPGIGLLGSPLTVQTLTPVSVASGAQVMRLSMPTQAQAQTLVVSRSVSGGGAVTVSTANQAMVAAPRIISGVFNGSELVVGGDNLKAAGVPVQAVQMAVAVQQNQAKPRRDPDVLSKEMPVIIKTEEPEC; encoded by the exons ATGACCTCAGTGATTTTGGTTGACACTGGTGGGACTGTGGTGGAGTATGTAACAGCTGTGGAAGACCCCCAGCAG CAGGAGGAAGAGTGTGATGTGGACCTCGAACCAGAGGGACAAGTGGAGGACGAGTGTGAAATTGAAGACGTCTATGAAGAGGCAGAGGATGGGAGAGAGGTTGAAAACTGCCCAACCGTTAATGTGGAGGAAGTACCTGGTGTCGGCTTAGCTGAGGCGATGGTGTACAATGACAAAGCCAACATCATGCAGGAAGTGGAAAATGAGCAGGATGTGGAGTCAGAAAAAGGGGCAG TGGAGGCGTCTGTCCATAGTGCCAGTGTGCACTGCTCTGACAAGACCATCGAGGCTGCACAGGCTCTCCTACACATGGACTCACCATCCAGTGTCAGAGAAGACTGTAGTCCAG AAGCTTTTATTCCGCCGTATGTAACAACGCCAGACTTCCTCCATGCTGCCATGCGTCCTGACATCGCAGAGACTGAGGTGGAGATCTCCACAGAAGACTGCTGCGAAGACGACGACGACgatgacgaagaagaagaagaagatttaGGAAGTCTGTTGGAGGAGCCAGAGCCGGAACGCAGCCATGAGCCTGTCAGGAAGAGAAGAG CTGGACGGAAACTGAAACCAAGTCAGCCATCTTACTCAGATGATCTCAGCATCCGGAAGAAGACAAGAGAGGGGAAAG GGAATACCATCTACTTATGGGAGTTCCTGTTGGATCTCCTGCAAGACAAGAATACCTGTCCAAGGTACATCAAGTGGACTCAAAGAGAGAAGGGCATCTTTAAGCTGGTGGACTCAAAGGCCGTGTCGAAGCTGTGGGGAAAACACAAGAACAAGCCAGACATGAACTACGAGACCATGGGGCGGGCTCTCAG ATATTACTACCAACGTGGCATCCTCGCTAAGGTTGAGGGCCAACGGCTGGTTTATCAGTTCAAAGAAATGCCGAAAAACATTATTGTCATTGACGACGACAAGGCAGACATGTCTGTTGCTGATGATCCAATGGAGACGACCGCATCCTACGAGCGCATCCCGCAGCCATCAGATGTGATGCTCAAGGGGTCGGGCCTGACACCCAGGAAGCCCAACATCCTGCGAGGAGGGAACCGAGGCCATATGGTTCATTCATCTGCTGCTGTGGGCAACAAGACCGTGGCAGTAAGCACCCCAAGGACGTTGTCAGGAGATGGCAGCCGGAATCAGCAAGCGGCTGTCCTTTCCAACCCTTCGGGGCACAG GACAATGCGGGTTGCCATGCAGGTGCCAGTTGTTATGACCTCGTTAGGCCAAAAGATCTCTACAGTTTCTCTGCAGCAGCCAGCAGTAAGAACAGGGACATCTGGCCACGCAACAATCCTGTCCAGTGCTGCGGGAGGCACCAACTCCCAGCAGAAG GTTGTCATCCAGACCATCCCCACAATGGTACCGGCCACCGCAGAGAACGGAGAGAAGATCACGGTCCAGCTGGCCAAGATCATCACAATCCCCGCCCATCAATTGGCTCAGTGTCAGCTTCAGACCCCCACAGATGTCAAGTCTGGCGTCGGGAGCTCGACCCCGGGAATCGGCCTCCTCGGAAGCCCCTTGACGGTCCAGACCCTCACCCCGGTCAGCGTGGCCTCGGGAGCACAGGTGATGAGGCTGTCCATGCCAACTCAGGCACAAGCGCAGACTCTGGTGGTGTCGAGAAGTGTAAGCGGCGGGGGGGCGGTCACGGTGTCGACGGCCAATCAGGCGATGGTGGCGGCGCCTCGCATAATTAGTGGCGTTTTCAACGGCTCCGAGCTGGTGGTGGGAGGGGACAATCTGAAGGCCGCCGGCGTTCCAGTACAAGCTGTGCAAATGGCGGTGGCGGTCCAACAGAACCAGGCCAAACCCCGAAGGGACCCTGATGTGCTAAGCAAAGAGATGCCTGTCATCATAAAGACTGAAGAGCCCGAATGTTGA
- the elf2b gene encoding ETS-related transcription factor Elf-2b isoform X1 → MTSVILVDTGGTVVEYVTAVEDPQQQEEECDVDLEPEGQVEDECEIEDVYEEAEDGREVENCPTVNVEEVPGVGLAEAMVYNDKANIMQEVENEQDVESEKGAVEASVHSASVHCSDKTIEAAQALLHMDSPSSVREDCSPEAFIPPYVTTPDFLHAAMRPDIAETEVEISTEDCCEDDDDDDEEEEEDLGSLLEEPEPERSHEPVRKRRAGRKLKPSQPSYSDDLSIRKKTREGKAGNTIYLWEFLLDLLQDKNTCPRYIKWTQREKGIFKLVDSKAVSKLWGKHKNKPDMNYETMGRALRYYYQRGILAKVEGQRLVYQFKEMPKNIIVIDDDKADMSVADDPMETTASYERIPQPSDVMLKGSGLTPRKPNILRGGNRGHMVHSSAAVGNKTVAVSTPRTLSGDGSRNQQAAVLSNPSGHRTMRVAMQVPVVMTSLGQKISTVSLQQPAVRTGTSGHATILSSAAGGTNSQQKVVIQTIPTMVPATAENGEKITVQLAKIITIPAHQLAQCQLQTPTDVKSGVGSSTPGIGLLGSPLTVQTLTPVSVASGAQVMRLSMPTQAQAQTLVVSRSVSGGGAVTVSTANQAMVAAPRIISGVFNGSELVVGGDNLKAAGVPVQAVQMAVAVQQNQAKPRRDPDVLSKEMPVIIKTEEPEC, encoded by the exons ATGACCTCAGTGATTTTGGTTGACACTGGTGGGACTGTGGTGGAGTATGTAACAGCTGTGGAAGACCCCCAGCAG CAGGAGGAAGAGTGTGATGTGGACCTCGAACCAGAGGGACAAGTGGAGGACGAGTGTGAAATTGAAGACGTCTATGAAGAGGCAGAGGATGGGAGAGAGGTTGAAAACTGCCCAACCGTTAATGTGGAGGAAGTACCTGGTGTCGGCTTAGCTGAGGCGATGGTGTACAATGACAAAGCCAACATCATGCAGGAAGTGGAAAATGAGCAGGATGTGGAGTCAGAAAAAGGGGCAG TGGAGGCGTCTGTCCATAGTGCCAGTGTGCACTGCTCTGACAAGACCATCGAGGCTGCACAGGCTCTCCTACACATGGACTCACCATCCAGTGTCAGAGAAGACTGTAGTCCAG AAGCTTTTATTCCGCCGTATGTAACAACGCCAGACTTCCTCCATGCTGCCATGCGTCCTGACATCGCAGAGACTGAGGTGGAGATCTCCACAGAAGACTGCTGCGAAGACGACGACGACgatgacgaagaagaagaagaagatttaGGAAGTCTGTTGGAGGAGCCAGAGCCGGAACGCAGCCATGAGCCTGTCAGGAAGAGAAGAG CTGGACGGAAACTGAAACCAAGTCAGCCATCTTACTCAGATGATCTCAGCATCCGGAAGAAGACAAGAGAGGGGAAAG CAGGGAATACCATCTACTTATGGGAGTTCCTGTTGGATCTCCTGCAAGACAAGAATACCTGTCCAAGGTACATCAAGTGGACTCAAAGAGAGAAGGGCATCTTTAAGCTGGTGGACTCAAAGGCCGTGTCGAAGCTGTGGGGAAAACACAAGAACAAGCCAGACATGAACTACGAGACCATGGGGCGGGCTCTCAG ATATTACTACCAACGTGGCATCCTCGCTAAGGTTGAGGGCCAACGGCTGGTTTATCAGTTCAAAGAAATGCCGAAAAACATTATTGTCATTGACGACGACAAGGCAGACATGTCTGTTGCTGATGATCCAATGGAGACGACCGCATCCTACGAGCGCATCCCGCAGCCATCAGATGTGATGCTCAAGGGGTCGGGCCTGACACCCAGGAAGCCCAACATCCTGCGAGGAGGGAACCGAGGCCATATGGTTCATTCATCTGCTGCTGTGGGCAACAAGACCGTGGCAGTAAGCACCCCAAGGACGTTGTCAGGAGATGGCAGCCGGAATCAGCAAGCGGCTGTCCTTTCCAACCCTTCGGGGCACAG GACAATGCGGGTTGCCATGCAGGTGCCAGTTGTTATGACCTCGTTAGGCCAAAAGATCTCTACAGTTTCTCTGCAGCAGCCAGCAGTAAGAACAGGGACATCTGGCCACGCAACAATCCTGTCCAGTGCTGCGGGAGGCACCAACTCCCAGCAGAAG GTTGTCATCCAGACCATCCCCACAATGGTACCGGCCACCGCAGAGAACGGAGAGAAGATCACGGTCCAGCTGGCCAAGATCATCACAATCCCCGCCCATCAATTGGCTCAGTGTCAGCTTCAGACCCCCACAGATGTCAAGTCTGGCGTCGGGAGCTCGACCCCGGGAATCGGCCTCCTCGGAAGCCCCTTGACGGTCCAGACCCTCACCCCGGTCAGCGTGGCCTCGGGAGCACAGGTGATGAGGCTGTCCATGCCAACTCAGGCACAAGCGCAGACTCTGGTGGTGTCGAGAAGTGTAAGCGGCGGGGGGGCGGTCACGGTGTCGACGGCCAATCAGGCGATGGTGGCGGCGCCTCGCATAATTAGTGGCGTTTTCAACGGCTCCGAGCTGGTGGTGGGAGGGGACAATCTGAAGGCCGCCGGCGTTCCAGTACAAGCTGTGCAAATGGCGGTGGCGGTCCAACAGAACCAGGCCAAACCCCGAAGGGACCCTGATGTGCTAAGCAAAGAGATGCCTGTCATCATAAAGACTGAAGAGCCCGAATGTTGA